A single Mercenaria mercenaria strain notata chromosome 9, MADL_Memer_1, whole genome shotgun sequence DNA region contains:
- the LOC128559510 gene encoding uncharacterized protein LOC128559510 yields MFTALAFVPVDRVYDVFAQLCEYVPQIVQQFIPYMEDTYIGSWRFQSKTKPDGHMVFKRQWRDPMYPPHLWNVYKRTLEGEPRTNNQLEGWHRRFKTIVDKNHPNIYLYQTVIFS; encoded by the exons ATGTTCACAGCATTGGCATTTGTACCCGTGGACAGAGTTTATGACGTATTTGCGCAGCTATGTGAGTACGTGCCACAGATAGTCCAGCAGTTCATTCCATACATGGAGGACACCTACATAGGATCATGGCGATTCCAGAGTAAAACAAAACCTGATGGTCACATG GTGTTTAAGCGTCAGTGGAGAGATCCAATGTATCCACCGCACTTATGGAATGTGTACAAGCGCACTCTTGAAGGTGAACCCAGGACCAACAACCAGTTGGAGGGATGGCACCGTCGCTTCAAGACAATTGTAGATAAAAATCACCCAAACATCTACCTCtatcaaacagtgattttctcttaa